Proteins encoded by one window of Chryseobacterium foetidum:
- a CDS encoding peptidoglycan recognition protein family protein, whose translation MKKVIFLLFLFILHFSSAQNSGLKIIEKPINYSSERVRLSLEYLKDHHGLIQKTPTIVPKMIVLHYTAGGTVESNFKYFNNTHLESARNTLKKQSTLNVSSQFIVDRDGTVYQLMEPNQFARHTIGLNYCAIGVENIGSKTQSLTEKQIEANAQLVRHLTQKYKIEYLIGHSEYGVFRNSKLWKESDPKYFTGKEDPGKDFMNKVRQKVSDLKLKEKP comes from the coding sequence ATGAAAAAGGTAATTTTCCTTCTTTTTTTATTCATTTTACATTTCAGTTCTGCACAGAATTCAGGTTTAAAAATTATTGAAAAACCTATTAATTATTCTTCAGAAAGAGTCCGTTTGAGTCTGGAATATCTCAAAGACCATCACGGTTTAATCCAGAAAACGCCAACCATTGTTCCTAAAATGATTGTTTTGCATTACACGGCTGGCGGAACGGTGGAAAGTAATTTTAAATATTTTAACAACACACATCTCGAAAGTGCCAGAAATACATTAAAAAAACAAAGCACGCTTAATGTTTCATCACAATTCATCGTTGATCGTGACGGCACGGTTTATCAACTGATGGAACCCAATCAGTTTGCGAGACACACGATTGGTTTAAATTACTGTGCAATAGGAGTTGAAAATATAGGAAGTAAAACTCAGTCACTCACCGAAAAACAAATCGAAGCCAACGCACAATTAGTCAGACACTTAACTCAAAAATATAAAATTGAATACCTCATCGGCCATTCGGAATACGGAGTTTTCAGGAATTCAAAACTGTGGAAAGAATCTGACCCGAAATATTTTACAGGAAAGGAAGATCCCGGAAAAGATTTTATGAACAAAGTACGACAGAAAGTTTCTGATTTAAAATTAAAAGAGAAACCTTAA
- a CDS encoding NAD(P)H-dependent oxidoreductase, producing MELLEKLNWRFATKAMNGQKVSQEKLDKILEAARLAPTSSGLQPVEIIVISNQEIKEQIKPHAWNQPQITDCSHLLVFAAWDNYTEERINKMFDLTNEIRGFKNEGWENYRQQLLAMYPPRTAEENFNHAAKQAYIPFSAAIIAAAFEGVDSTPMEGFSPEAVDKILNLKEKGLKSVLLLPIGYRDSENDWLVNLTKVRKSKEDFITELN from the coding sequence ATGGAATTATTAGAAAAACTAAACTGGAGATTTGCTACAAAAGCAATGAACGGACAGAAAGTGTCTCAGGAAAAATTAGATAAAATATTAGAAGCGGCAAGGCTGGCTCCCACATCAAGCGGTTTGCAGCCTGTAGAAATTATTGTCATCAGCAATCAGGAAATTAAGGAACAGATAAAACCTCACGCCTGGAATCAACCGCAGATTACGGATTGTTCGCACCTTTTGGTTTTTGCAGCTTGGGATAATTACACCGAAGAGAGAATCAACAAAATGTTTGATCTGACCAATGAAATCAGAGGTTTTAAAAACGAGGGCTGGGAAAATTACAGACAGCAGCTTTTAGCAATGTATCCACCGAGAACTGCTGAAGAAAACTTTAATCATGCGGCGAAACAGGCTTACATTCCTTTCAGTGCGGCGATTATTGCTGCAGCTTTTGAAGGCGTGGATTCTACACCGATGGAAGGTTTTTCGCCTGAAGCTGTGGATAAAATTTTAAATCTAAAAGAGAAAGGTCTGAAAAGCGTTCTTCTTCTACCAATCGGTTACAGAGATTCTGAAAATGACTGGTTGGTGAACCTGACTAAAGTGAGAAAATCCAAAGAAGATTTTATTACAGAATTAAATTAA
- a CDS encoding DUF1287 domain-containing protein, producing MKKYFSILILLFFVFAANAQNQFAQKLSDAALSLTKDRVVYDPAYFSIKYPNGDVPADKGVCTDVVIRAYRKLGIDLQKEVHEDMKKNFSKYPKNWGLKRPDTNIDHRRVPNLRVFFAKFGKSKSIETNPALYAPGDIVTWLLPGNLTHIGIVVNKKSADGKRYLIVHNIGGGQVIEDCLFKFTITGHYQYSK from the coding sequence ATGAAAAAATATTTTTCCATACTCATTCTTCTGTTTTTTGTTTTTGCAGCCAACGCGCAGAATCAGTTTGCCCAAAAACTGTCTGACGCTGCTTTGAGTCTGACAAAAGACCGTGTAGTTTACGATCCTGCCTATTTTTCAATCAAATATCCGAACGGCGATGTTCCCGCTGACAAAGGCGTTTGCACAGATGTGGTCATACGTGCATACAGAAAACTGGGAATTGATCTTCAGAAGGAAGTGCATGAAGATATGAAGAAAAACTTCTCAAAATATCCGAAAAACTGGGGTTTAAAAAGACCGGACACCAACATTGACCACAGAAGAGTTCCCAATCTGAGGGTTTTCTTTGCCAAATTCGGGAAATCAAAATCTATTGAAACCAATCCTGCACTCTACGCTCCCGGAGATATCGTGACGTGGCTTCTTCCCGGAAATTTAACTCACATCGGAATTGTAGTCAACAAAAAATCAGCGGACGGAAAAAGATATTTAATTGTTCACAACATCGGTGGCGGACAGGTCATTGAGGATTGTCTTTTTAAATTTACGATTACGGGACATTACCAATATTCAAAATAA
- the hemE gene encoding uroporphyrinogen decarboxylase → MIKNDLYLKALRGETVERPPVWMMRQAGRYLPEFIALRDKYDFFTRCQTPELASEITVQPIRRFPLDAAILFSDILVVPQAMGIDFKMKESVGPWLEEPIRTAEQVDNIVVPDVNDTLGYVFDAIEMTLEKLDNEIPLIGFAGSPWTILCYCIEGRGSKDFNIAKSFCFLQTEAAHKLLQKITDTTIAYLKRKVEKGVSAVQVFDSWGGMLSPADYQEFSYQYINQIVEALAPLTHVVVFGKGCWFALEDMTKSKASALGVDWTITPELARKFTNNSVTLQGNFDPSRLHSTPETIRKMVHEMINRFGKDQYIVNLGHGILPNIPVENAEAFIRAVVDWKPNN, encoded by the coding sequence ATGATAAAAAACGACCTATATTTAAAAGCACTTCGTGGCGAAACTGTAGAAAGACCGCCGGTTTGGATGATGAGACAGGCAGGAAGATATTTGCCGGAATTCATTGCCCTTCGTGACAAATACGACTTCTTCACAAGATGCCAGACTCCGGAACTGGCCTCTGAAATCACTGTTCAGCCCATCAGAAGATTTCCGTTGGATGCTGCGATTTTGTTTTCAGACATTCTGGTAGTTCCTCAAGCGATGGGAATTGATTTCAAAATGAAAGAATCAGTTGGTCCGTGGTTGGAGGAGCCCATCAGAACTGCAGAACAGGTGGATAACATCGTTGTTCCTGATGTGAACGACACTTTAGGATACGTTTTCGACGCGATAGAAATGACTTTGGAAAAGCTGGATAACGAAATTCCTTTGATTGGATTCGCAGGTTCTCCTTGGACAATTTTGTGTTACTGCATCGAAGGAAGAGGTTCGAAAGATTTTAATATTGCTAAATCTTTCTGTTTCCTGCAAACCGAAGCGGCGCATAAATTATTACAAAAAATCACAGATACAACGATTGCTTATCTGAAAAGAAAAGTTGAAAAAGGTGTTTCTGCAGTTCAGGTTTTCGATTCTTGGGGCGGAATGCTGTCTCCGGCAGATTATCAGGAGTTTTCATATCAGTACATCAACCAGATTGTTGAAGCTTTGGCACCGTTGACTCATGTTGTGGTTTTCGGAAAAGGCTGCTGGTTTGCTTTGGAAGATATGACGAAATCAAAAGCCTCTGCACTGGGCGTTGACTGGACGATCACTCCGGAATTAGCAAGAAAATTCACCAATAATTCTGTGACTTTACAGGGGAATTTTGACCCATCGAGATTGCATTCAACTCCTGAAACAATCAGAAAAATGGTTCATGAGATGATTAACCGTTTTGGAAAGGATCAATATATTGTCAATTTAGGACACGGGATTTTACCGAATATTCCTGTGGAGAATGCTGAAGCGTTTATCAGAGCCGTTGTGGATTGGAAGCCAAATAATTAA
- the hemC gene encoding hydroxymethylbilane synthase has translation MKNIRIGTRKSALALWQAEEVAEKLQELNYTTEIVPIVSSGDKNLTQPLYSLGITGVFTRDLDIALLNDEIDIAVHSLKDVPTKLPENIEIVACLARDFPQDVLIRRKSAVNKELHELKLATSSLRRRAFWLKQYPETEFFDIRGNIQTRLQKLEEQDFDATILSLAGIKRMKMDIDYEFLPMMIPAASQGVVAVAGHSEKKEINEILAQINHRETQICVEIERNFLTTLEGGCTAPIGAFAERFEDKIRLKAALCSLDGRNYIATDESFEFNEEENFGAKFANIVLENGGKELMAEIKNQI, from the coding sequence ATGAAAAACATTAGAATAGGAACAAGAAAATCTGCGCTCGCCCTGTGGCAGGCAGAGGAAGTGGCAGAAAAACTGCAGGAATTAAATTACACAACCGAAATTGTTCCGATTGTTTCTTCAGGCGACAAAAATCTTACCCAACCGCTTTATTCATTGGGAATTACGGGTGTTTTCACGAGAGATTTAGATATTGCTTTACTGAATGACGAAATTGACATTGCTGTACATTCATTGAAAGATGTTCCCACAAAACTTCCAGAAAACATAGAAATCGTGGCCTGTCTGGCGAGAGATTTCCCACAGGATGTTTTAATCAGAAGAAAATCTGCTGTTAATAAAGAATTGCACGAACTTAAATTAGCCACAAGCAGTTTAAGAAGACGAGCTTTTTGGTTAAAACAATATCCGGAAACGGAATTTTTCGACATCAGAGGAAACATTCAGACCCGGCTTCAGAAACTGGAGGAACAGGATTTTGATGCGACAATTTTATCACTTGCCGGAATCAAAAGAATGAAAATGGATATCGATTACGAATTCCTTCCAATGATGATTCCTGCTGCGTCTCAGGGTGTTGTGGCTGTTGCCGGACATTCGGAGAAGAAAGAGATCAACGAAATTTTAGCTCAAATCAATCACAGAGAAACCCAAATCTGCGTGGAAATTGAAAGAAATTTCCTGACTACTCTTGAAGGTGGCTGTACCGCTCCAATTGGTGCTTTTGCAGAAAGATTTGAAGATAAAATCAGATTAAAAGCGGCACTCTGCTCGCTCGATGGTAGAAATTATATCGCCACCGACGAAAGTTTTGAATTTAATGAGGAAGAAAATTTCGGAGCTAAGTTTGCGAATATCGTTTTGGAAAACGGCGGAAAAGAGCTGATGGCGGAGATTAAAAATCAGATCTAA
- the meaB gene encoding methylmalonyl Co-A mutase-associated GTPase MeaB produces the protein MKISTQELFEGVRSGNKRLIGKAITLVESKKAEHRKQAEDLLKQIMPFTGKSIRVGITGVPGAGKSTFIENFGLLAISKGKKVAVLAIDPSSAINKGSILGDKTRMEELTKEENAFIRPSPSSGFLGGVANATFETMLICEAAGYDYILIETVGVGQSETLVADITDVFLFLKIIGGGDELQGIKRGIMEMTDVIFINKVDDDNLQKAKNTRLELKRALDFIPPKEKDWKVQILLGSALHNKGLEDVFDKIDDFISLKKKSGRFELIRKQQSEKRFEYWVQEYILASLKKNNLFEEAYFEHKKNASEQVSNPSSEAKLFVDKFLNNED, from the coding sequence ATGAAAATCTCTACACAGGAACTTTTCGAGGGAGTACGTTCAGGCAACAAACGCCTGATTGGCAAAGCTATTACTTTGGTTGAAAGCAAAAAAGCCGAACACAGAAAGCAGGCTGAAGATTTGCTGAAACAGATTATGCCATTTACTGGAAAATCCATTCGTGTAGGAATTACAGGCGTTCCGGGAGCAGGAAAATCAACTTTTATAGAAAATTTTGGACTTCTGGCAATTTCAAAAGGTAAAAAAGTGGCTGTTTTGGCAATCGATCCAAGCTCTGCCATCAACAAAGGAAGTATTTTGGGCGACAAAACCAGAATGGAGGAACTGACTAAAGAAGAAAACGCTTTCATCAGACCTTCCCCGAGTTCTGGATTTTTGGGAGGCGTTGCCAATGCTACGTTTGAAACAATGCTTATCTGTGAAGCTGCGGGTTACGACTATATTTTAATTGAAACCGTTGGTGTAGGGCAATCTGAAACTTTAGTAGCCGACATTACGGATGTTTTTTTATTTTTAAAAATTATTGGTGGCGGAGACGAGCTTCAGGGAATCAAAAGAGGGATTATGGAGATGACTGATGTGATTTTCATTAATAAAGTAGATGACGACAACCTTCAGAAAGCTAAAAACACAAGACTTGAACTGAAACGTGCTTTGGATTTTATTCCACCGAAGGAGAAGGACTGGAAAGTTCAGATTTTATTAGGTTCAGCTTTACATAATAAAGGTCTGGAAGATGTTTTTGATAAAATTGATGATTTCATTTCATTAAAAAAGAAATCCGGAAGATTTGAGCTGATAAGAAAACAGCAGTCAGAAAAACGCTTTGAGTACTGGGTTCAGGAATATATTTTAGCTTCGCTGAAAAAAAATAATCTGTTTGAAGAAGCTTATTTTGAGCACAAAAAAAATGCTTCAGAACAGGTTTCAAATCCAAGTTCTGAAGCAAAATTATTTGTTGACAAATTCCTTAATAATGAAGATTAA
- a CDS encoding ABC transporter ATP-binding protein, with protein MIEVKNLKKSFGDVEVLKGISTTFEKGKTNLIIGQSGSGKTVFLKSLLNVFQPSSGEILFDGRDINIMNREEKQQLRSEIGTLFQGSALFDSMTVEENIMFPLDMFTNLTFREKKRRVFEVIGRVHLDKANRKFPSEISGGMQKRVAIARAIVNHPKYLFCDEPNSGLDPYTSNVIDDLLVEITQEYDTTTIINTHDMNSVMTIGQKIVYLRLGIKEWEGDKDILITAGNKNLIDFVYSSELFKELREYLLENNKTIENTITNIDENEKSS; from the coding sequence ATGATTGAGGTAAAAAATCTTAAAAAGAGTTTTGGTGATGTTGAAGTGCTAAAAGGAATTTCAACCACCTTCGAAAAAGGTAAAACTAACCTGATTATCGGGCAGAGCGGTTCGGGAAAAACCGTTTTTCTGAAAAGTTTACTGAATGTTTTCCAGCCATCATCAGGGGAAATTCTGTTTGATGGAAGAGATATCAACATTATGAACCGTGAAGAAAAGCAGCAACTCCGTTCAGAAATTGGAACATTATTTCAGGGCAGTGCACTTTTTGATTCGATGACAGTGGAAGAAAATATTATGTTTCCGCTGGATATGTTTACCAATCTTACTTTCAGAGAGAAAAAAAGAAGGGTTTTTGAGGTAATCGGAAGAGTGCATTTGGATAAAGCCAACAGAAAGTTTCCGTCTGAAATCTCAGGAGGAATGCAGAAACGTGTGGCGATTGCCAGGGCGATTGTAAACCATCCGAAATATCTGTTCTGTGATGAGCCGAATTCAGGATTAGATCCCTACACATCAAATGTTATTGACGATCTTTTGGTGGAAATTACGCAGGAGTACGACACCACAACCATTATCAACACCCACGATATGAACTCGGTAATGACGATAGGCCAAAAAATCGTTTATCTGAGATTGGGTATTAAAGAATGGGAAGGCGACAAAGATATCCTCATCACTGCGGGCAATAAAAATCTGATTGATTTCGTTTATTCATCAGAATTATTCAAAGAATTGAGGGAATATTTACTTGAAAATAATAAAACGATTGAAAATACAATCACTAATATTGACGAAAATGAAAAAAGTTCTTAG
- a CDS encoding DUF4251 domain-containing protein, whose amino-acid sequence MKKYIVFILMFGFILNFQNISAQEMSPAETNALVNSDEFSFHAERANPTNYDVINIANSMPNAPAVRMFQLQGDGYGFSINKNELEVVLPYFGRSFNPSYNNPDGNSYRFTSKDFTIEKSQKKKGKWIYKIQPKDVTNVSDIFIEIFKNGKALVSIKSNDRQPISYDGYISKTEIQTKKDKL is encoded by the coding sequence ATGAAAAAATATATTGTATTTATTCTTATGTTCGGGTTTATCCTGAATTTCCAGAATATTTCAGCGCAGGAAATGTCACCGGCAGAAACAAATGCTCTGGTTAATTCTGATGAATTCAGCTTTCATGCAGAAAGAGCCAACCCAACCAATTATGATGTCATCAACATCGCCAACTCAATGCCGAATGCGCCTGCCGTACGAATGTTTCAGTTACAGGGTGACGGATATGGTTTCAGTATAAATAAGAACGAGCTCGAAGTCGTTTTGCCATATTTCGGAAGATCTTTTAACCCAAGCTATAATAATCCCGATGGTAATAGTTATAGATTTACTTCAAAAGACTTTACCATAGAAAAATCTCAGAAGAAAAAAGGAAAATGGATTTATAAAATCCAGCCGAAAGACGTTACGAATGTATCTGATATTTTCATTGAAATTTTTAAGAACGGAAAAGCTTTGGTTTCAATCAAAAGCAACGACAGACAGCCGATTTCTTACGACGGATATATTTCTAAAACAGAAATTCAGACTAAAAAAGATAAACTTTAA
- a CDS encoding uroporphyrinogen-III synthase — MNILFTKNLKKEYISEKLGSDISFETIEVIKIKSLPVKSFDLKDNSLIFTSANGVKSFFENGFKPDEDFTSKNYNKIYCVGEKTKRELRKNGFGTFKVLKNAETLLKFIIEKCSQQKFIHFCGNLALDVLDKKLPLQNIQYKKVVVYETEELNPTITEKYHAIVFFSPSGVRSFAKNNPLENTLLFSIGETTSKELKKFTDNKIFTSRKNNLEDLLKMLSANLSF; from the coding sequence ATGAACATTTTATTTACCAAAAATTTAAAAAAAGAATATATCTCCGAGAAATTGGGAAGTGATATTTCGTTTGAAACAATTGAGGTCATCAAAATAAAATCCCTTCCAGTAAAAAGTTTTGATTTAAAAGACAATTCATTGATTTTCACAAGCGCAAACGGTGTAAAATCCTTTTTCGAAAACGGTTTTAAGCCTGATGAAGATTTTACGTCAAAAAACTACAACAAAATCTACTGCGTTGGCGAAAAAACCAAGAGAGAACTTCGGAAAAACGGTTTCGGAACCTTTAAAGTTTTAAAAAATGCCGAAACGCTTTTAAAGTTTATTATTGAAAAATGTTCGCAACAAAAATTCATTCATTTCTGTGGAAATTTGGCGCTTGACGTTTTGGATAAAAAACTTCCGCTGCAAAATATTCAGTATAAAAAAGTAGTGGTTTATGAGACTGAAGAGCTCAATCCGACAATTACTGAGAAATATCACGCCATAGTTTTTTTTAGCCCAAGCGGAGTTCGTAGTTTTGCGAAAAATAATCCTCTGGAAAACACACTCCTTTTTTCGATTGGCGAAACCACTTCCAAAGAATTAAAAAAATTTACTGATAATAAAATTTTTACCAGTAGAAAAAACAATTTAGAAGATTTATTAAAAATGCTGTCTGCAAACCTGAGCTTTTAA
- a CDS encoding porin family protein, which yields MKKVLSIALIGISMGATAQISLAGKANLIFPTGSPSWKNISNSATAAFENKGSNNVGFNVGLSVKVDLPLGFFAMPEVYYTTFKNEFTDPVSNTTFDVKNNRLDVPLLVGHKVLGNTLGVFIGPVMSYNLAKEDTYNDFVENSKNQFTVGYQFGAQVELKSLVLNAKYEGALTKDQRDFVRRVGGAGNTETIRYDNRANLFMVGVGYKF from the coding sequence ATGAAAAAAGTTCTTAGCATCGCTTTAATAGGAATTTCAATGGGAGCAACTGCACAGATTTCATTAGCCGGAAAGGCCAATTTAATCTTTCCGACAGGTTCGCCATCCTGGAAAAACATTTCAAATTCTGCCACCGCTGCGTTTGAAAACAAAGGAAGTAATAACGTTGGTTTCAACGTTGGTCTTTCTGTAAAAGTTGATTTACCCTTAGGATTTTTTGCAATGCCTGAGGTGTACTACACAACATTTAAAAACGAATTCACAGATCCTGTTTCGAACACCACTTTTGATGTGAAAAACAACAGATTGGATGTTCCGCTTTTGGTTGGACATAAAGTTTTAGGTAACACACTTGGAGTATTTATTGGCCCTGTAATGAGCTACAATCTCGCTAAGGAAGACACGTACAATGATTTTGTAGAAAATTCTAAAAACCAATTTACAGTAGGTTATCAGTTTGGTGCACAGGTAGAATTGAAGAGTCTTGTATTGAATGCAAAATATGAGGGTGCTTTAACGAAAGATCAAAGAGACTTTGTGAGAAGAGTAGGAGGTGCGGGAAATACAGAAACCATCCGTTATGACAACAGAGCTAATCTTTTCATGGTCGGTGTCGGATACAAATTCTAA
- a CDS encoding MlaE family ABC transporter permease yields MLKKFFTAIGEYMILIGKSLQKPQKMRVFWKLFMREINDLGVNSFGLVIFTSIFVGAVVAIQMFNNFDASSFPIPPAFVGYATKAVLVLEFAPTIISLILAGKVGSYIASTIGTMRVSEQIDALDIMGVNSPNFLILPKILACLIFNPILIAISIVFGILGGYIAGMITGSWTTADYISGIQMYMPNLFIYYAFAKTIVFAFVIASVPSYFGYNVKGGSLEVGRASTQAVVWTMVFIIISELLLTQLILS; encoded by the coding sequence ATGTTAAAAAAGTTTTTTACAGCCATAGGAGAATACATGATCCTGATCGGTAAATCTCTACAGAAGCCCCAGAAAATGAGGGTTTTCTGGAAGCTGTTTATGCGGGAAATTAATGATTTGGGTGTTAATTCGTTCGGGTTGGTTATCTTCACATCCATATTTGTGGGAGCGGTAGTTGCCATCCAGATGTTTAATAATTTTGATGCATCTTCATTCCCAATTCCTCCTGCGTTTGTTGGGTACGCTACCAAAGCTGTTTTGGTACTTGAGTTTGCACCTACGATTATCAGTTTGATTTTAGCCGGAAAAGTGGGGTCTTACATTGCGTCAACAATAGGAACCATGCGTGTTTCAGAACAGATTGATGCTTTAGATATTATGGGAGTTAATTCACCCAATTTTTTGATCCTACCTAAGATACTTGCCTGTCTGATTTTCAATCCTATTTTAATAGCGATAAGTATTGTTTTCGGTATTTTAGGAGGTTATATTGCCGGAATGATCACTGGTAGCTGGACAACCGCGGATTATATAAGCGGGATCCAGATGTATATGCCTAATCTTTTCATCTACTATGCTTTTGCCAAAACTATTGTTTTTGCTTTTGTGATTGCTTCAGTTCCTTCCTATTTCGGGTACAATGTGAAAGGTGGCTCACTGGAAGTGGGTAGAGCAAGTACACAGGCGGTAGTTTGGACGATGGTTTTCATCATTATTTCCGAATTGCTTTTAACACAATTAATATTAAGCTGA
- a CDS encoding M48 family metallopeptidase has translation MKTKFFLGLGAALLTAAACTTNPITGRSSLQIANNSEILTMASQEYKTTLTGSKVVKGTADANRVVNVGNKIKNAAEKYYANIGRQADLANYAWEFNLIQDKQINAWCMPGGKVAVYTGILPITKDETGLAVVMGHEVSHALAGHGNERISQSMVAQYGGQILGGSISNAQWAKVFQAAYPIGSQVALLKYGRNQESEADQMGLYLMSMAGYDPRQSIPFWQRMESASTGARQPEFLSTHPNPETRISGLNKNLPQALEYYKAAGGRL, from the coding sequence ATGAAAACTAAATTCTTTTTAGGGTTAGGCGCAGCTTTACTAACTGCTGCAGCATGTACAACCAACCCAATTACCGGCAGATCTTCACTTCAGATTGCAAATAATTCTGAGATCCTTACCATGGCATCTCAGGAATACAAAACTACACTTACTGGATCAAAAGTGGTAAAAGGAACGGCAGACGCCAACCGGGTGGTAAATGTAGGGAATAAAATAAAGAATGCAGCAGAAAAATATTATGCAAACATCGGCAGGCAGGCTGATCTGGCCAATTATGCATGGGAGTTTAATTTAATTCAGGACAAACAGATTAACGCATGGTGTATGCCTGGCGGAAAAGTTGCAGTTTATACCGGAATTTTGCCAATTACTAAAGACGAGACAGGTTTAGCTGTTGTGATGGGACACGAAGTTTCTCACGCTCTTGCAGGTCACGGAAACGAGAGAATTTCTCAGTCTATGGTTGCGCAATATGGCGGACAGATCTTGGGTGGTTCAATATCCAATGCACAATGGGCAAAAGTATTTCAGGCGGCTTACCCTATCGGATCGCAGGTAGCTTTATTAAAATATGGGCGAAATCAGGAATCTGAAGCAGATCAGATGGGATTATATTTAATGTCGATGGCCGGATACGATCCAAGACAGTCAATCCCTTTCTGGCAGAGAATGGAATCGGCTTCTACAGGAGCAAGACAACCGGAATTCCTTTCTACACACCCGAATCCTGAGACCAGAATTTCAGGTTTAAACAAAAATCTACCTCAGGCTTTAGAATATTATAAAGCAGCTGGAGGAAGACTTTAA
- a CDS encoding cytochrome C: MKKLIGTSLLAALLFASCTPKAVVATTTAPAAATSTSEQLAQGKTIFENSCKKCHGLPKPDDFTSVEWVGIMNSMAPKARLTDEQHQWVYDYIVSAKTK, encoded by the coding sequence ATGAAAAAACTCATAGGAACTTCTCTTTTAGCAGCATTGCTTTTCGCGTCGTGCACACCAAAAGCGGTTGTTGCAACAACTACAGCTCCTGCAGCAGCTACAAGTACTTCTGAACAACTGGCTCAAGGGAAAACAATTTTCGAAAATTCTTGCAAAAAATGTCACGGTCTGCCAAAACCAGATGATTTTACTTCTGTGGAGTGGGTAGGAATTATGAATTCCATGGCTCCTAAAGCAAGGTTGACAGACGAGCAACACCAATGGGTTTACGACTATATTGTTTCAGCAAAAACAAAATAA